From a region of the Mycolicibacterium fluoranthenivorans genome:
- a CDS encoding ABC transporter ATP-binding protein — MSNPHIETRNAWVEFPIFDAKSRSLKKAFLGKAGGAIGRNESNVVVIEALRDITLSLKMGDRVGLVGHNGAGKSTLLRLLSGIYEPTRGSATVTGRVAPVFDLGVGMDPEISGFENIIIRGLFLGQTRKQMMAKVDEIAEFTELGDYLSMPLRTYSTGMRVRLAMGVVTSIDPEILLLDEGIGAVDAEFMHKARKRLQDLVARSGILVFASHSNEFLAQLCDTAMWVDHGTIKMTGGIEEVVGAYEGPDAARHVREVLEENARADG, encoded by the coding sequence ATGAGCAATCCGCATATCGAGACCCGCAACGCGTGGGTCGAGTTCCCGATCTTCGACGCCAAGTCGCGCTCGCTGAAGAAGGCGTTCCTCGGCAAGGCCGGTGGCGCGATCGGGCGCAACGAATCCAATGTCGTGGTCATCGAGGCCCTGCGGGACATCACGCTGTCGCTGAAGATGGGCGATCGGGTGGGGTTGGTCGGGCACAACGGTGCGGGCAAGTCCACGCTGCTGCGGCTGCTGTCGGGGATCTACGAACCGACGCGCGGCTCGGCGACCGTCACCGGGCGCGTGGCGCCGGTATTCGACCTCGGCGTCGGCATGGATCCGGAGATCTCGGGTTTCGAGAACATCATCATCCGCGGGTTGTTCCTGGGTCAGACGCGCAAGCAGATGATGGCCAAGGTCGATGAGATCGCGGAGTTCACCGAGCTGGGCGACTACCTGTCCATGCCGCTGCGCACCTACTCGACCGGTATGCGGGTGCGGCTGGCGATGGGTGTGGTCACCAGCATCGACCCCGAGATCCTGTTGCTGGACGAGGGTATCGGCGCGGTGGATGCCGAGTTCATGCACAAGGCGCGCAAACGCCTCCAAGATCTGGTGGCGCGCTCCGGAATCCTGGTTTTTGCCAGCCATTCCAACGAATTCCTGGCCCAGCTGTGCGACACCGCGATGTGGGTGGACCACGGCACCATCAAGATGACCGGCGGTATCGAAGAGGTCGTCGGCGCCTACGAGGGTCCGGACGCCGCGCGGCATGTGCGTGAGGTGCTCGAGGAGAATGCCCGCGCCGATGGCTGA
- a CDS encoding bacterial proteasome activator family protein, producing MTINPDDDNIEILAGDPSTGTAEDDKSLTDLIEQPAKVMRIGTMIKQLLEEVRAAPLDDASRTKLLQIHKSSIRELEDGLAPELREELERLTLPFTDDSVPSDAELRIAQAQLVGWLEGLFHGIQTALFAQQMAARAQLEQMRQLPPGMAGQQRGPGHPGTGQYL from the coding sequence ATGACGATCAATCCCGACGACGACAACATCGAGATCCTGGCGGGCGACCCGAGCACAGGTACCGCTGAGGACGACAAGTCCCTGACCGACCTCATCGAGCAGCCCGCCAAGGTCATGCGGATCGGCACCATGATCAAGCAGCTTCTCGAAGAGGTACGCGCCGCACCTCTCGACGATGCCAGCCGCACCAAGCTGCTGCAGATCCACAAGAGCAGCATCCGTGAGCTCGAGGACGGTCTTGCCCCCGAACTTCGCGAGGAGCTGGAGCGGCTGACGCTGCCGTTCACCGACGACTCGGTGCCCTCGGACGCCGAACTGCGCATCGCACAGGCCCAGCTGGTCGGCTGGCTTGAGGGGCTGTTCCACGGCATCCAGACCGCCCTGTTCGCCCAGCAGATGGCCGCGCGGGCCCAGCTCGAGCAGATGCGTCAGCTACCGCCGGGAATGGCCGGCCAGCAGCGCGGTCCCGGACACCCCGGCACCGGGCAGTACCTGTAG
- a CDS encoding ABC transporter permease: MTFTDAAAQSKTFSRAWSDLVVGFGKRELWLHLGWQDIKQRYRRSVLGPFWITIATGTMAVALGGLYSQLFHLKLAEHLPYVTLGLIIWNMINAAIIEGADVFVANEGLIKQLPTPLSVHVYRLVWRQVLLFAHNIIIFVIIAIIFPQPWKWTDLTFIPALALLVANCVWVALCFGILATRYRDISPLLFSLVQLLFYMTPIIWNDQTLRDQGAGGWAKIIEFNPLLHYVDIVRAPLLGADQELRHWIVVLVFTVLGWMMAAIAMRQYRARVPYWV; the protein is encoded by the coding sequence ATGACATTCACCGATGCGGCGGCACAATCCAAGACCTTCAGCCGCGCCTGGTCCGATCTGGTGGTCGGCTTCGGCAAGCGGGAGCTGTGGCTGCACCTGGGCTGGCAGGACATCAAGCAGCGCTACCGGCGCAGCGTGCTCGGCCCGTTCTGGATCACCATCGCCACCGGCACCATGGCCGTCGCATTGGGCGGGTTGTACTCACAGTTGTTCCACCTGAAGCTGGCCGAGCATCTGCCCTATGTGACGCTCGGCCTGATCATCTGGAACATGATCAACGCCGCGATCATCGAGGGCGCCGACGTGTTCGTGGCCAACGAGGGTCTGATCAAACAGCTGCCCACCCCGCTGAGCGTGCATGTCTACCGACTGGTGTGGCGCCAAGTCCTGCTGTTCGCACACAACATCATCATCTTCGTGATCATCGCGATCATCTTCCCGCAGCCGTGGAAGTGGACCGACCTGACATTCATCCCGGCCCTGGCGCTGCTGGTGGCCAATTGCGTATGGGTGGCATTGTGTTTCGGCATCCTGGCCACCCGGTACCGCGATATCAGCCCGCTGCTCTTCAGTCTGGTGCAGTTGTTGTTCTACATGACGCCGATCATCTGGAACGACCAGACACTGCGCGACCAGGGCGCCGGCGGCTGGGCCAAGATCATCGAGTTCAATCCGCTGCTGCATTACGTCGACATCGTCCGGGCGCCGCTGCTGGGCGCCGACCAGGAACTACGGCACTGGATCGTGGTGTTGGTGTTCACCGTGCTGGGCTGGATGATGGCGGCCATCGCCATGCGCCAGTACCGGGCCCGCGTGCCGTACTGGGTGTAG
- a CDS encoding glycosyltransferase: MAERVADERSREERVADERSREERVVAVVVTHRRVDTLATSLAAVCGQDRAPDHLIVVDNDADDRVRAVVERQPMPATYLGSHRNLGGAGGFALGMLHALTLGADWIWLADDDGRPADPSVLGTLLDCAATHSLDEVSPMVCDMDAPERLAFPLRRGLVWRRRVSELREGPGDLLPGIASLFNGALFSAAAVETVGVPDLRLFIRGDEVDLHRRLALSGLAFGTCLAAKYLHPYGTDEFKPILGGRMHTQYPDNDVKRFYTYRNRGYVQSQRGQRRLIPQEWVRFGWYFLVTRRDPAGLREWWRLRRLGRQERFGRFENLGERSDGGKAGEGSDGRGNR; the protein is encoded by the coding sequence ATGGCTGAGCGTGTGGCCGATGAGCGCTCGCGCGAAGAGCGTGTGGCCGATGAGCGCTCGCGCGAAGAGCGTGTTGTCGCCGTGGTCGTCACGCACCGCCGGGTCGACACCTTGGCCACGTCCCTGGCCGCGGTGTGCGGCCAGGACCGCGCGCCGGATCATCTGATCGTCGTCGACAACGACGCCGACGACCGCGTCCGCGCGGTGGTCGAGCGCCAGCCGATGCCGGCGACGTATCTGGGTTCGCACCGAAACCTGGGCGGTGCAGGCGGTTTCGCCCTCGGCATGCTGCACGCACTGACCCTGGGCGCGGACTGGATCTGGCTCGCCGACGATGACGGCAGGCCGGCCGACCCCTCTGTACTCGGCACGCTACTCGACTGTGCAGCAACGCATTCCCTGGACGAGGTGTCCCCCATGGTGTGCGATATGGACGCACCGGAACGACTGGCCTTCCCGCTGCGCCGCGGGCTGGTGTGGCGACGGCGGGTCTCGGAGTTGCGTGAAGGTCCCGGTGATCTGCTGCCCGGTATCGCCTCGCTGTTCAACGGCGCACTGTTCTCCGCGGCGGCCGTGGAAACCGTTGGGGTACCTGACCTTCGGCTGTTCATCCGGGGCGACGAGGTGGACCTGCACCGGCGGCTGGCCCTGTCCGGCCTGGCGTTCGGCACGTGCCTGGCGGCGAAGTACCTGCATCCGTATGGCACCGACGAGTTCAAGCCGATCCTCGGCGGGCGCATGCACACCCAGTACCCGGACAACGACGTCAAACGCTTCTACACCTACCGCAACCGCGGCTACGTGCAGTCCCAGCGCGGCCAGCGGCGGCTGATCCCGCAGGAGTGGGTGCGGTTCGGCTGGTATTTCCTGGTGACCCGGCGCGACCCGGCGGGACTGCGGGAGTGGTGGCGACTGCGGCGGTTGGGCCGGCAGGAGAGGTTCGGACGGTTCGAGAACCTAGGCGAGCGAAGCGACGGGGGAAAAGCCGGCGAGGGAAGCGACGGGAGAGGCAACCGATGA